The DNA region TCCAGAACGTAGCCTCCGACGGACGCCTCCTCGACAGTTTCGCGCAGCAACGTGAGGATACGCTCCACCCTACCCACGTCTAGCTTGCTCTGAATCAGCTTGTACACCTCGCGGAGAGCCGCGACGTAAGCGATCAGACAGTTCTGGTTGTCTTCGACTTTGCCTGCAGTGCTGACGGAGGTTGGTATGCCGCGGGACCATAAATCCCACGCAAATTCGACCGTCGTATCGTTGAACACGGATTTCTCGTCACGGCCCGTTTGCGATAATACGTGGCTCAGCGCCTTGAACGTAGCAGTGTTGACGTCAAGAATGTGAAAGTCCAGGAGACGTGCAAAATGACCCAGTAGCTCGCGCCACAGTTGGTTGAAGGAAGGATGCGCCGTCAGCTTGTCGATGTAATTAGCCAGCAAGGTCGAGATGCCGTTGAGAACAACGACGGCGGTCCCGTGCCACTCTTCTCGATTCGCTCCTTCTGAATCCGCGTCTTCGGCACCCTTGAGCTCATCTTCGAGTGAAGTAATGAGCTGGAAAATGACAAATTTTATGCAGAGGGACCAGGCTTCCGGGCTGAGGCGGTCACCGTACGCGTCGAAAATGCGAAGAAGGGTCTGGATCGCACTGTTCCGCAGCTCCAGCCTCTCGTCTGAAGCAACCGTCGTCAGTCTcaggaggagcagcatcCATAAGGCTGCATCGGATCCACTCTGGCTGCGatcggcggccagcttctccagcccCGAGTTGTTCGCGCCCTTCATCAGCTCGGCAGTGATGCCCAGGCTCTCGCCCTTGGTAGACAGAAAATCGGAGAGTACCCAGAAGAACGTGACGGTCTGCTTTCCGTTAGGCCAAGACTCGTGACGTAGGAGGCCAGACTTACCGTGAGGGCTATGTTGAGGTCATCGTCTTGCGAGCAAAACTTGTACAGAGTGTCCACGAGGATAAGGAAGCAAGAGTTTGGCAGAGACGCCAGGAAATCAGAGCAGATGAGCTGCAAAGAGCTAAAGGCCGACCGAACGAGCTTGGAGGACCGCGTAGTGAGCAGCCCGGGATTGGCAACGGAGCCTCTTCTTTCTGCCACTGGTGGATTTGAGGCGAAGACGGTGCCAATGATGTCAAATGTGACATCCCAGCCGCTGACAAGATTCTCACCGCAGCCCTCCACGATGCTCTTCAAGCCCTCGAGGATTATCCTGTGCACGTCCACGTCTGTAGCGACGTTGGCAACAGACGCACCCCTGGCGTGCTTCAGTAATGGCTTCAAAGCCTCGCGTAATGCGCCCAGCACTCGCAACTGAATCGGCCCCCGAGATTCAGCAGACATGGATGTGGCGGCATTTGCAGACTCCAACATCAATCGTGCAAGAATCTCCGCGGCTTTGACCCGCACCGGCggagccatggcgggcgaaTCGAGCGTATGAATGAGCTCTTCAGTCAACCTATCCCAGCCCGAGGCCGCGGGATCGGTAGTCAAGAGCCGCCCGATATTGATGGCCGCAAGCTCACCGAGCTTCGCCAATGCGAAGAGATATTCCTGCGTCGAAGAGCCGGCGGCTTGACTCGAGAAACTCAGAACCCGCCTGTGCTGGCCGGGAAGCGGACGCAGCGGCTTGTCGTCTCCCGAAGGCGAATGGCTCTTGTTGTTTATCGCCATCCCTCCCCCAGGCCcctgctcgagcaggccaCACATTGCTTCTACAACTTCCATGAAGGCTGTGTTAGGAAAGTCTACGCTGCTTTCGATGAGCCTGGACGCGGCAGTCTCAACTGAGCGGACCTCGTGGTTGAAATTCGACATGAGCGAGCTGTTGTCGCCTTCGGGCTGATCTTGGCCACGGCTGAGCGACGGAGTCCTCCCCGGGGACTTTCCTGTGACGAAGAGTACATAGTCCGCCTGCTGAAGTGTCTCGAGCACGATGCCCCAAGCGTTGCCAAGCGTCGGTCCCAGCGCAATGCCGAGGTTCAGAAGCGCTCGAAGGCATAGGAGATTGCGTGTATTCAGACTCGCTGCCGCGGCATCGACCGACGCTTGTCTCTGCTTCTCAGCTGAGGGTGACAGGGGTGACAGCGCTTCTACGCTGAGCAGACCTCTTGCGTTGCTGAATAGTGAGTTCGGCGTCTCGGGAGCCGCGGTCGGCGTCGTGACACGCGCCTGGCCTTGGCTGTGGCATGCGGTCAACACATTGGGGGGAACTGCGGACTTCCCAAGCGTGGTCAGGAACGCGTCCCTCGGGGTGGAGAGGTGAAGCAGGCCGGCAACATGGGCGAATCTCTGAAACGCCCGTACGAGGCCATGATAGTACTCCTGGTCAAGAGCTGCGTACAAAAAAGTTGAGCACGTGGCCAAAATCGCCGGCCAGCACTCGTCGACTATTGACGCGCAAATCTTGATCTCCGGGTACATGGggtggtcgacgaggtcgagtgGGTTGGCTGGAACGGGGTTGCGCTTGAACGAGCCGGATCTTTCCGGCCGCGTTCTGGGTTGCGAGGAGTCTGTTGCGCTTTGCTCGGGCGAATCTCCACCGGTATCCTGTTTTGACGCTTTCCGACGTCCCCTGCCTTCGCTGGGAACGGTGAGGGGTAGGACGAACTTGGCGAGGCCGTCAGAAAGATACGATATGCAGGCCAGAACGAGACTGTAGATGTAAGATTCCGGTATAGGGGGCGGGTCCGTCTTGTCGAGCTGGTCGATGCACGGGACACGGACAGAACTCCATTGCGCGCTGATGCCTGTGCTTGGCGCCTCCGACGCGACGGTGCTGCCAATGATTCCCGTCACGCCGCTGGCCTCCAGCATGGCTTGGTCCGACGGCGTTGTAGACGAGTTGGATGTGTCTGCTGCGGGTATTGTTGATTGGTGGCCGAGACCAATCACCGCAGGCTTTTCCGTGCTCAAGCGCACAAAGGTCGCCGTGAGAGTCTTGAGAATGTCCCtctcgccctccttggcATCGTAGAGGGCAAAGATGCGGCGTACCAGAGCATGCTCGGCAAAGATGCCGCGAAACACCTCCATACAGAGAGCTCGTTTCCAAAGCGCGGTATCGTGATCGAGCAGCTGCGTCAGTATCTCGAGGGCGTCTCCGCACTCGGAGGGGAGGATGCCGATGTGGCGCCGCAACATGGTGTAAAGAATGCGCACGAGTCGCACCGACGTGGCGAACGATGGCTTGCCTTTGAGCGCGCTCACGACGAGGGGCATGACCCGCGTTCGAAGGATCTGTGCCTGCTCAGGGTGGGTGGTGAAAACGGCCGCGTGGTTGGTGATGACGGACTCAATCAGCTCCAGACCAAACGTCTGCGGCAGGCCCGAGAAGCGTAGGAATTCGGGGCGCTGATTTTCGGTCATGAGGCACAAGTCGTGGAAGATCTAGCTGTGTTAGCCGACATACATCTCGAATGTCGTAGGCATCTCACTCTGTAGGCGTCCAGGGCCGCAGCTCGCAGCTCGACGCTGCCGTCTGTAGTAGACACTTCACCGGCCAcagcgacgtcggcgccattTTCTGCACGGCCAGTCAGCAGCTCCCGCAGTCTTCGCGATGTTCGAGTACAAACTCACTGTCCTCAGCGACGACCTTGTCGAAGACGGACACgaccagctgctgcagggtcgcggccgacgtgtTGTTGACGATGGCATTCTTACTACTCTGCAGGATGAAGCAGATGTTGAGCGCCGTGACTAGCAGGTCGCCGCGAATGTCGTCGGCGTAGTTTTGCAGAAGTGAGGGCAGCGCCTGGAGGATCTTGAGCTGGACATCAAgccccgccgacgaggcttgcatcagcgcctcgaggacctggTTCAGCTTGGCGCGGGGCAGGGCGCGGACGACGATCAGGCGCTGCAGACAGACGAT from Purpureocillium takamizusanense chromosome 3, complete sequence includes:
- the MON2 gene encoding Endocytosis and vacuole integrity protein (BUSCO:EOG092604MJ~COG:S~EggNog:ENOG503NUAH) → MTTHLLASELANLIQESKRKHNDLRQAAEKSLEELRQLGNVSEQAAPELLSQKPSFVNPFIIACGTKNAKFTGIAIVCLQRLIVVRALPRAKLNQVLEALMQASSAGLDVQLKILQALPSLLQNYADDIRGDLLVTALNICFILQSSKNAIVNNTSAATLQQLVVSVFDKVVAEDKNGADVAVAGEVSTTDGSVELRAAALDAYRIFHDLCLMTENQRPEFLRFSGLPQTFGLELIESVITNHAAVFTTHPEQAQILRTRVMPLVVSALKGKPSFATSVRLVRILYTMLRRHIGILPSECGDALEILTQLLDHDTALWKRALCMEVFRGIFAEHALVRRIFALYDAKEGERDILKTLTATFVRLSTEKPAVIGLGHQSTIPAADTSNSSTTPSDQAMLEASGVTGIIGSTVASEAPSTGISAQWSSVRVPCIDQLDKTDPPPIPESYIYSLVLACISYLSDGLAKFVLPLTVPSEGRGRRKASKQDTGGDSPEQSATDSSQPRTRPERSGSFKRNPVPANPLDLVDHPMYPEIKICASIVDECWPAILATCSTFLYAALDQEYYHGLVRAFQRFAHVAGLLHLSTPRDAFLTTLGKSAVPPNVLTACHSQGQARVTTPTAAPETPNSLFSNARGLLSVEALSPLSPSAEKQRQASVDAAAASLNTRNLLCLRALLNLGIALGPTLGNAWGIVLETLQQADYVLFVTGKSPGRTPSLSRGQDQPEGDNSSLMSNFNHEVRSVETAASRLIESSVDFPNTAFMEVVEAMCGLLEQGPGGGMAINNKSHSPSGDDKPLRPLPGQHRRVLSFSSQAAGSSTQEYLFALAKLGELAAINIGRLLTTDPAASGWDRLTEELIHTLDSPAMAPPVRVKAAEILARLMLESANAATSMSAESRGPIQLRVLGALREALKPLLKHARGASVANVATDVDVHRIILEGLKSIVEGCGENLVSGWDVTFDIIGTVFASNPPVAERRGSVANPGLLTTRSSKLVRSAFSSLQLICSDFLASLPNSCFLILVDTLYKFCSQDDDLNIALTTVTFFWVLSDFLSTKGESLGITAELMKGANNSGLEKLAADRSQSGSDAALWMLLLLRLTTVASDERLELRNSAIQTLLRIFDAYGDRLSPEAWSLCIKFVIFQLITSLEDELKGAEDADSEGANREEWHGTAVVVLNGISTLLANYIDKLTAHPSFNQLWRELLGHFARLLDFHILDVNTATFKALSHVLSQTGRDEKSVFNDTTVEFAWDLWSRGIPTSVSTAGKVEDNQNCLIAYVAALREVYKLIQSKLDVGRVERILTLLRETVEEASVGGYVLDIETATPLQTQTLAAIQMIRTDVAGVPSVMIKQASEFVTLAYDLEQTHESGGPRRTYIAMSKASMQILEGLVVTHASDKDIYTSGALATALSALYRPIALKYQFRTVTRSTQPWRLATSSALGVLEATLGRLGPLGVPRKTVETIWTVVVSVADGIVSADTETAPAGTNFADDEAFDIESFHKLRALIIPALGGESVADKTRRSYARSLFQMSIIHKSTSEEESLTDKGDVASLSALYAPRAGRTVAAPPSTRAQMAYVVFDELFALVAAQEPRSGGETKADSAGRARIARTTAPFLILRCALTLRAYVADQPLRGRMPQPLSQRKELTWTLRKLVDLESASAAIPAVKGAEGEGRKHLLRLYPLLVKSLGVGGDAKVLQLLRQALEVVGDELGIV